In the genome of Phragmites australis chromosome 9, lpPhrAust1.1, whole genome shotgun sequence, the window CTAATAATATTATATAATCCACACAGCCATTATTTCCAAGGAAATAATATTATATAATCCATTGATGAATGCTGACTCTTTACTTTTAACACAAAAAAATAATCTAGCAACAGCCCGTTCTGTAACTCTTGGAGGACACAAGCATACTCGATAATCCATAACAATAAGTTGAGTAGAAAGCAATTGATACTAACCTTTACATGGCCATATAAGAATACATAGTGTATACAGTATAGCAAAACAAATTACCCATTGCTGGTTCTTGCTCCTTCAGCCAGTCTTTGTATGTATTGATTGTTTCCTCTCTAACTGGTTGTTCCCCGGAGCGTTTGATGGGCGATATGCTAACTTTCAGCTCCATTAATTGTTCCTTCGACAATACAAATCGAACCTTCTTCTCGCTCTCACTATCTCTTATCATTCTCTCCACATCATCATGATAGTCTATCAGCGGCAGACTAGCCACCTCACTCCTACCTCTCTTCTTGTAGTACAAAAAGTCCATCGCTACATACCCAAGTTTCTCAATCAATAGGATAAGGTTATAATAGCAGATATCACCCCTATCCACTTCTGTCTGGAAGAATTCTTCTCCTGCAGGTTTCCCCTCACAGTGAAAAACAAAAGTCCTACTGTCACCAGCCATCCTGTCACAAGATCATAAAATTCTGGAGATTAATTAATAATATGATGATAATCACATTTATCAATGAACAAGAATCGTCACAACTGAAAGCAAAATGgaaggggtttttttttgtctattcACTTTTGACCACAGAACTTGATAAATAATCATTGAGCTTACTGGCGACGACCTGTGTATCAAAGCGCCAAAATAATACAAAGTTAACAAAAAAACACTAGCAGGTTTCGCACGGGAACAAACTTTTGGAATCAACAGCACACGATGTAGAATTAAGACAACCAGTCATGAAGCATATTGGTAAATTCGATAATAATTGGTCCATATGAATTCATCTTTTGGTCGAGATTGCTAAATAACGGTTCCACTAGATCTGGTTGATTGAGCGAATTTGAGCTATATACAAGCAGGCCATCAACAGTTCCACACATCTCATGTATACAATACAAAACAAAAACCCAGCAGATCAGATTAGAGATGCACCTACTGGTAATGCAAAACCTGGAATGCACATGGTAATCCACATGGTAATCAACATGGCAAAACCTACTGGCAGGCTCACCATTGCTCATCGCCTGCGCGCcgcatcagtttttttttttttttttgactgaaCAGGAGGTCAAGGCCTGCGACGATGGGGCAACCTGCGCCTCCCTCCTGCAGCTGAGCATCTACCAGGGGCGCGCAGGGGTCCTAAGGTCTTCACGTCAAGGTCCAGGAGCATGCTGGTCTCGTCGGAGAACATCCCTGCGGCGATCCGATCCGATCCAGTTTGGTGTCTAGGAGCGACGGCGGCGGATGCTAGGCCGGGCGCGCACGGCGCTGGGTAGGGAGGGAGTGTGACGGAGCTGGGTTGTGATGGAGAGGGACGGTGTGCGGTAGGGCGAGCGGACGGGCCGCGCTGGGAGGCGGGCGGACGGGCAGCAGATGTAGATGGGATTGTGAATGGGTTGCGATGGGATTACCTCTTAGAGTCTCGATGAGGAACGTCTTTGTGGAGAATTGCGGCGAGGACCACGTAACCAGGAGTCCACCGAAGGGGAAATTTGGTTTTTTTCCTGATCTGATAGATGGGTTTATGTACGTGCGGGAGTTTTGATATTTTAGGCAAATGCAATTGTTGTTTT includes:
- the LOC133929728 gene encoding uncharacterized protein LOC133929728, producing MRRAGDEQWMAGDSRTFVFHCEGKPAGEEFFQTEVDRGDICYYNLILLIEKLGYVAMDFLYYKKRGRSEVASLPLIDYHDDVERMIRDSESEKKVRFVLSKEQLMELKVSISPIKRSGEQPVREETINTYKDWLKEQEPAMGNLFCYTVYTMYSYMAM